A genomic window from Pseudocitrobacter corydidari includes:
- a CDS encoding DUF1971 domain-containing protein — protein sequence MLRIPQSCVHTRSTPFWNKETAPAGIFQRHLDKGTRQGVYPRLSVHKGAVKYLGYADETFEQPEAELLIEAGHFGVFPPEKWHLIELMTEDTVFQIDFFVEADVLRSL from the coding sequence ATGTTACGGATTCCGCAAAGTTGTGTTCATACGCGTTCCACGCCGTTCTGGAACAAAGAGACGGCACCCGCCGGTATTTTCCAGCGTCATCTCGATAAAGGTACGCGCCAGGGGGTCTACCCTCGCCTGTCGGTGCATAAAGGGGCGGTGAAATACCTGGGCTATGCTGATGAGACGTTCGAACAGCCTGAAGCCGAGTTACTGATCGAAGCGGGTCACTTTGGCGTGTTCCCTCCTGAGAAATGGCATCTGATAGAACTGATGACCGAAGATACTGTTTTTCAAATTGATTTTTTCGTGGAAGCTGATGTTTTGAGATCCCTTTAA
- a CDS encoding GtrA family protein — protein sequence MLKLFTKYASIGVLNTALHWIIFSICVYGFHTSQALANVAGFAVAVSFSFFANARFTFKSTTSTTRYLLYVGFMGALSGIVGWIADECAMAPIITLVVFSAISLICGFFYSRFIVFRNAK from the coding sequence ATGTTAAAATTATTCACAAAGTATGCATCAATTGGCGTACTTAATACTGCCTTGCATTGGATCATTTTCTCTATCTGTGTCTATGGCTTCCACACAAGCCAGGCGCTGGCTAATGTGGCCGGTTTTGCTGTGGCTGTCAGTTTTAGTTTTTTTGCTAACGCACGATTTACATTCAAATCCACCACATCGACCACGCGTTATTTGCTGTATGTCGGCTTTATGGGCGCACTGAGCGGTATTGTGGGCTGGATAGCCGATGAGTGCGCAATGGCACCGATTATTACGCTTGTAGTCTTCTCTGCGATCAGCCTGATTTGCGGATTTTTTTATTCTCGGTTCATTGTATTCAGGAATGCGAAATGA
- a CDS encoding DUF333 domain-containing protein, with the protein MSKQYLIGAALLLAGCAQQQPDAPPPPKQVGMANPASVYCVEKGGKLIAQKSAQGESNLCQLPGGERVDEWTLWRRDHPQKQ; encoded by the coding sequence ATGTCAAAACAGTATCTGATCGGTGCCGCATTACTTCTTGCTGGGTGCGCACAACAACAACCCGATGCGCCACCGCCGCCAAAGCAGGTGGGGATGGCTAACCCGGCGTCGGTGTACTGCGTGGAAAAGGGCGGCAAACTGATTGCACAGAAGAGTGCTCAGGGGGAGAGCAATCTCTGCCAGTTGCCGGGCGGCGAGCGTGTGGATGAATGGACGCTCTGGCGCCGGGATCATCCGCAGAAACAGTGA
- a CDS encoding DUF1869 domain-containing protein codes for MGKATYTVTVTNNSNGISVDYETDKPMELLIPDVAADVVKDLINTVRAYDTENEHEVCGW; via the coding sequence ATGGGTAAAGCAACCTATACGGTGACCGTCACGAACAACAGCAACGGCATTTCGGTGGATTATGAAACCGATAAACCGATGGAATTGCTGATACCTGATGTTGCTGCCGATGTGGTGAAAGATCTGATCAATACCGTGCGTGCGTACGATACCGAGAATGAACACGAAGTGTGTGGCTGGTAA
- a CDS encoding GGDEF domain-containing protein produces the protein MRRVQDSLRKKQALLVAAGITGLLIFLYLFFMYQRAITQVNDGINALESNMLAIFNDNELIADAAGVRYQQLKSNNLCGNLSDFRPRNRDEWGINADRSVLNPGYGTLISRTQSEEARCMFAAGEFVRARMNTLNPGHYDTHRYIVAHDAHWFYWFTSKDSVRFSFDSSQMARNPAAFFQIPESFYDRLLLKDSRKKARSSTNFYTDKITGEKAYSLVSYIYDLSAGQVSNHIVGYLLYDFSKPELQRALRESFKNNVPSELMLKFVNRQDASHLCLTDNCNWPTVYQVYDLSDRYEFRYALPLYLYILHDPMASTAVLLAPLLFLLLFFVIRRRLNKGDNRFYSDALTGSYTRNILELIQKHELRYTTVLLFDCNKFKAINDAWGHSVGDRALKIIAQCMLDNVRAVHDLVIRTGGDEFVILLASASKEDARYIAERIAMQVTQHAFTVEGEVVPLSVSWGMSTSADNLDSAIQQADADMYRMKKGEQQESGR, from the coding sequence GTGAGACGTGTTCAGGACAGTTTACGAAAGAAGCAGGCGTTGCTGGTGGCAGCAGGGATCACTGGCCTGTTAATTTTCCTGTATCTCTTTTTTATGTATCAACGTGCCATTACTCAGGTCAATGACGGCATTAATGCGCTGGAAAGCAATATGCTGGCCATCTTTAATGATAATGAATTAATTGCCGATGCCGCGGGGGTGCGTTATCAACAGCTAAAAAGTAATAACCTGTGCGGCAATTTGAGCGATTTTCGTCCGCGTAATCGCGATGAATGGGGCATCAATGCTGACCGGTCGGTTCTAAATCCGGGCTACGGCACGCTGATATCCAGAACGCAGAGCGAAGAAGCGCGCTGTATGTTTGCCGCAGGCGAGTTCGTGCGTGCCAGAATGAACACGCTGAATCCTGGGCATTACGATACCCATCGTTATATTGTGGCGCATGACGCGCACTGGTTTTATTGGTTTACCAGTAAAGACTCCGTTCGCTTTTCCTTTGATTCATCACAAATGGCGCGTAATCCTGCCGCCTTTTTCCAGATTCCTGAATCGTTTTATGACCGCTTATTACTCAAAGATTCTCGTAAAAAAGCGCGGAGCTCGACCAATTTTTATACGGATAAAATAACCGGTGAAAAAGCCTACAGTCTGGTGAGTTATATCTACGATCTTTCTGCTGGACAGGTGAGTAATCATATTGTCGGTTATTTACTGTACGATTTTTCGAAGCCCGAGTTACAACGCGCTTTACGCGAGTCGTTCAAAAATAACGTCCCTTCTGAGCTGATGCTGAAATTTGTTAACCGTCAGGATGCTAGCCATCTTTGTTTAACAGATAACTGTAACTGGCCGACGGTTTATCAGGTTTACGACCTTTCCGATCGCTACGAATTCCGCTATGCGCTGCCGCTTTATTTATACATCTTACATGACCCAATGGCCTCAACGGCCGTTCTGCTGGCGCCGTTGCTCTTTTTATTACTGTTTTTTGTTATACGCCGCAGGCTAAATAAAGGTGACAATCGTTTCTATTCTGATGCGCTCACCGGCAGTTATACGCGTAATATTCTGGAACTGATTCAGAAGCATGAACTCCGTTACACAACCGTTCTTCTGTTTGACTGCAACAAGTTTAAAGCGATCAACGATGCCTGGGGGCATAGCGTGGGAGACCGCGCGCTGAAGATTATCGCGCAATGTATGCTGGATAACGTCCGTGCCGTACACGATCTGGTGATCCGTACTGGTGGTGATGAGTTTGTCATTTTACTGGCCAGCGCCAGCAAGGAAGATGCGCGCTATATTGCTGAACGGATTGCTATGCAGGTAACACAGCATGCCTTTACGGTAGAGGGCGAAGTGGTGCCGTTATCCGTATCATGGGGAATGTCTACAAGTGCGGATAATCTGGATAGCGCAATCCAGCAGGCGGATGCGGACATGTATCGGATGAAGAAGGGCGAACAGCAGGAATCAGGCCGGTAA
- a CDS encoding DUF1971 domain-containing protein, producing the protein MLRIPENFIHSRSTPFWNKDTAPKALFTHHNTKAHVYGRLSVMQGAVRYFGFPDAEATEPDVDIVIEAGSFGISPPQKWHRIELLTDDTYFNIDFFADPDVKLEGAGLGKVVNSHKE; encoded by the coding sequence ATGCTGCGTATTCCTGAAAATTTTATTCATTCCCGTTCAACACCGTTCTGGAATAAAGACACCGCGCCAAAAGCGCTGTTCACTCACCACAACACCAAAGCACATGTTTATGGCCGCCTGTCGGTGATGCAGGGCGCGGTGCGCTACTTTGGTTTTCCTGACGCCGAGGCCACTGAGCCTGACGTCGACATTGTCATCGAAGCCGGGTCATTCGGCATTTCGCCGCCGCAAAAATGGCACCGAATCGAGCTTCTGACTGACGATACCTATTTCAATATCGACTTCTTTGCCGACCCGGATGTCAAACTTGAAGGCGCAGGCCTGGGCAAAGTGGTCAATTCGCATAAGGAGTAA
- a CDS encoding DUF2534 family protein yields the protein MVLEKLRTRNGKKFLLCACTIFVIALFVVGRATFGGVVREYNLPYSEWTTGMFFLQGAMVMVYSCIFTVLGSIPFGFIFLGPKESHS from the coding sequence ATGGTGCTGGAAAAATTGCGGACAAGGAACGGCAAAAAATTTCTGCTGTGTGCCTGCACAATATTTGTGATTGCGTTGTTTGTCGTGGGGCGGGCAACGTTTGGCGGCGTAGTACGTGAGTACAACCTGCCTTATTCGGAGTGGACAACGGGCATGTTCTTTTTGCAGGGTGCGATGGTCATGGTCTACAGCTGCATTTTCACCGTGCTGGGGTCGATTCCATTCGGTTTTATTTTCCTGGGTCCCAAAGAGAGCCACAGCTAA
- the fhuE gene encoding ferric-rhodotorulic acid/ferric-coprogen receptor FhuE — protein MGCFNRVPRSAQRSSARASRFLFSSLAAMIHLALASGSAVAAENTNTQDVMVVDGASSDVSDNTQGQHDYSVKTTRAGTKMLLTPRDVPQSVSVITEQRMQDQNLETVGDVLANTTGISANIFDSERSSYFSRGFYINNYTFDDIPTSVSDEWNFGDAGDDTAIYDRIEVVRGATGLMTGAGNPAASVNMVRKHADSREFTGNVGATYGSWNKQRYVADLSAPLNDTGSVRGRIIAGYQDQDSWLDRYHKRKKFFYGVVDADITDNTTVSLGYDYQQSTTRNPTWGGLPTWYSNGVKTHYDRSTNPSADWAHYYLESRKVFADLTHEFDNGWSLRMNGTHAEASFDSKLLYSFGFPDQSTGEGLSGYGSLDRGKRRLDSVDTYTTGPFTLLGRQHELVAGLSYSRQTNRYYSAGADIDTADIGVFDNNWNGSLAEPAWSDWTLTSDDIVRQKSAYTAARFSLADPLSLIVGARYTQWSTHGSSGDMSKNNITPYAGLVYDINDIWSAYASYTSIFQPQTYRDQKGSYLSPVTGKSYETGLKSAWLDGRLTATVAVFRIEQDNVGQADGDNHVNGSSEQAYYAAKGAVSKGAEFELNGAVTDNLQMTFGATRYVARDSTGRFNSNMPQTQFKLFSRYQLPMLRDLTVGGGLTWQNRTYQDASGPDGETTRVHQGSYPLANLFARYQVTKQLAVQANIENLFDREYYSWASDYVVYGEPRNYSVNVSWAF, from the coding sequence ATGGGTTGTTTTAACAGGGTTCCCCGTTCCGCACAGAGATCTTCAGCAAGGGCATCACGCTTTCTTTTTTCAAGCCTGGCGGCGATGATTCATCTCGCCCTCGCCTCTGGCTCAGCGGTCGCTGCGGAAAATACCAATACGCAGGATGTCATGGTGGTCGATGGCGCGTCGTCGGATGTATCAGATAATACGCAGGGCCAGCACGACTACAGTGTGAAAACGACGCGTGCGGGCACCAAAATGCTGCTCACCCCCCGCGATGTGCCGCAGTCGGTCAGCGTCATCACCGAACAACGCATGCAGGATCAAAACCTGGAAACTGTCGGCGATGTGCTGGCGAATACCACGGGGATCTCCGCCAATATTTTTGACAGCGAACGTTCCAGCTATTTTTCTCGTGGTTTTTACATCAACAACTATACCTTTGATGATATTCCAACCTCCGTCAGCGATGAGTGGAACTTTGGCGACGCGGGTGACGACACCGCCATTTATGATCGTATTGAAGTGGTTCGCGGCGCGACCGGGTTAATGACCGGCGCAGGCAATCCGGCGGCCTCGGTCAACATGGTACGCAAACACGCTGACAGCCGTGAATTTACGGGCAACGTCGGCGCCACCTATGGCAGCTGGAACAAACAGCGCTATGTCGCCGATCTCTCTGCCCCGCTGAACGACACGGGCTCCGTGCGCGGCAGAATCATCGCCGGATATCAGGATCAGGACAGCTGGCTGGATCGTTATCATAAACGCAAAAAATTCTTCTACGGCGTCGTCGATGCTGACATCACCGACAACACGACCGTTTCGCTGGGCTATGATTATCAGCAAAGTACCACCCGCAATCCGACCTGGGGCGGGCTGCCAACCTGGTACAGTAACGGCGTAAAAACCCATTACGACCGCAGCACTAACCCCTCAGCAGACTGGGCGCACTACTATCTTGAATCACGCAAAGTTTTCGCCGACCTGACCCACGAATTTGATAATGGCTGGAGCCTGCGCATGAATGGTACGCATGCGGAAGCCTCGTTTGATTCGAAACTGCTCTACTCCTTCGGCTTTCCGGATCAGTCCACCGGGGAAGGCCTGTCGGGTTATGGCAGTCTCGATCGCGGCAAGCGGAGACTCGATTCCGTGGATACCTACACCACCGGGCCCTTCACGCTGCTGGGGCGTCAGCACGAGCTGGTGGCGGGCCTGAGCTACAGCCGACAGACCAACCGCTATTACAGCGCCGGAGCGGATATTGATACGGCAGATATTGGCGTGTTTGATAACAACTGGAACGGCAGCCTCGCGGAACCCGCCTGGAGCGACTGGACGCTAACATCCGATGATATCGTGCGGCAAAAATCTGCTTACACGGCGGCGCGTTTCTCGCTGGCTGACCCGCTCTCTTTAATTGTGGGCGCGCGCTACACCCAATGGAGCACTCACGGCTCCAGTGGGGATATGAGTAAAAACAACATTACGCCGTATGCCGGGCTGGTGTATGACATCAATGACATCTGGTCGGCGTATGCCAGTTATACCTCCATCTTCCAGCCGCAGACCTACCGCGACCAGAAAGGCAGTTACCTCTCGCCGGTCACTGGAAAAAGTTACGAAACGGGCCTGAAATCCGCCTGGCTGGACGGTCGGTTAACCGCGACGGTTGCCGTGTTCCGCATTGAGCAGGATAACGTAGGCCAGGCCGATGGCGATAATCACGTCAACGGCAGCAGCGAGCAGGCCTATTATGCGGCAAAAGGCGCAGTCAGTAAGGGCGCGGAGTTTGAGCTGAACGGTGCGGTGACCGATAACCTGCAAATGACCTTTGGCGCCACGCGCTACGTCGCACGCGATTCCACAGGGCGCTTCAACAGCAATATGCCTCAGACGCAGTTTAAGCTCTTTAGCCGTTACCAGTTACCGATGCTGCGCGACCTTACCGTCGGCGGCGGCCTCACCTGGCAGAATCGAACATATCAGGATGCCAGTGGACCGGATGGCGAAACCACCCGCGTCCATCAGGGCAGTTATCCACTGGCGAATCTGTTTGCCCGCTACCAGGTCACGAAACAACTGGCGGTGCAGGCGAATATCGAAAACCTCTTCGACCGCGAATACTACTCCTGGGCCAGTGATTACGTGGTATATGGCGAACCGCGTAACTATTCGGTGAACGTCTCCTGGGCATTCTGA
- a CDS encoding GGDEF domain-containing protein, giving the protein MSDNILARVTHTLATEQSLEFLVRQLLEMLELVTNMESTYLTKIDTEAQLQHIVYARNSGDMTIPENASVPWEESLCKRAMDENFFFCNDVDVHWADCERARELGITTFLSTPVHLADGSLYGTLCASSKQTMPFSLNGQQVLQLFASIIARYIEKESLVNQLRAANAALIYHSYTDALTGLPNRRAIFENLETMFSHARKVGCHITLAYIDLDGFKAINDHYGHHWGDRFLQQVGQRLLAFKTEDGLVGRLGGDEFLAAVLCASKGEQTQFVSTLRQQLSGDYTLAETTLHYPGTSIGVIDIDPHSTDIESALRAADSAMYLDKQMRRQMHSPWHIG; this is encoded by the coding sequence ATGTCCGACAACATTCTTGCCCGGGTAACGCATACCCTTGCCACGGAACAATCTTTGGAGTTTCTGGTTCGCCAGTTACTCGAAATGCTTGAGCTGGTCACCAACATGGAGTCAACGTATCTGACCAAAATCGATACGGAAGCCCAGCTGCAACATATTGTTTATGCGCGCAACAGCGGGGATATGACCATCCCGGAAAACGCCTCCGTTCCCTGGGAAGAGTCGTTATGCAAACGGGCAATGGATGAAAATTTTTTCTTCTGTAATGACGTCGACGTCCACTGGGCGGATTGCGAACGTGCGCGCGAGCTTGGCATCACCACGTTTCTCAGCACGCCGGTGCATCTGGCCGATGGCTCGCTGTATGGAACGCTGTGCGCCTCCAGTAAGCAGACCATGCCTTTTAGCCTGAACGGTCAGCAGGTGCTACAGCTGTTCGCCAGTATTATTGCGCGCTACATTGAGAAAGAGTCGCTGGTGAATCAACTGCGCGCAGCGAATGCGGCGCTGATATACCATTCCTACACCGATGCATTAACAGGATTACCTAATCGCCGGGCGATATTTGAAAACCTGGAGACCATGTTCTCTCATGCCCGGAAAGTGGGCTGTCATATTACGCTTGCCTATATCGACCTTGATGGCTTTAAGGCCATCAATGACCACTACGGCCATCACTGGGGCGATCGGTTCTTACAGCAGGTTGGGCAACGCTTGCTGGCCTTTAAAACGGAAGACGGCCTGGTCGGGCGTTTGGGTGGCGATGAATTTCTGGCTGCGGTACTCTGTGCCTCAAAAGGTGAACAGACACAGTTTGTCAGTACGCTGCGTCAACAGCTCAGCGGTGATTATACGTTAGCAGAAACAACCCTCCACTATCCCGGAACCAGTATTGGCGTGATTGACATTGATCCCCACAGCACAGACATTGAAAGCGCCCTGCGCGCCGCCGACAGTGCGATGTACCTGGATAAACAGATGCGCCGTCAGATGCATTCCCCCTGGCATATCGGTTAA
- a CDS encoding glycosyltransferase family 2 protein yields MKISLVVPVFNEEDTIPIFYKTVREFDELKPFDVEIVFINDGSHDATESIINALAIADPLVVPLSFTRNFGKEPALFAGLDHATGDAVIPIDVDLQDPIEVIPHLIKKWQAGADMVLAKRTDRSTDGRLKRKTAEWFYKLHNKISTPRIEENVGDFRLMSRDVVENIKLLPERNLFMKGVLSWVGGNTDVVEYARADRVAGDSKFNGWKLWNLALEGITSFSTFPLRIWTYIGVSVSALSLIYAAWMILDKLLWGNPVPGYPSLMTAILFLGGIQLIGIGILGEYIGRVYTEVKQRPRYILKSKNRTME; encoded by the coding sequence ATGAAAATTTCATTAGTGGTTCCCGTCTTTAATGAAGAGGACACTATCCCTATCTTTTATAAGACGGTGAGAGAGTTTGATGAATTAAAACCGTTCGACGTCGAGATCGTCTTTATTAATGACGGTAGTCACGATGCCACCGAATCAATTATTAATGCTCTGGCTATAGCGGATCCGCTGGTCGTACCGCTCTCATTTACGCGAAATTTTGGTAAAGAGCCAGCGCTCTTTGCTGGCCTGGATCACGCCACTGGCGATGCGGTCATCCCTATCGATGTTGACTTACAGGACCCCATAGAGGTAATTCCACACCTTATCAAAAAATGGCAAGCCGGCGCTGATATGGTGCTGGCGAAGCGCACCGATCGTTCGACTGATGGCCGGCTGAAACGTAAGACCGCAGAATGGTTTTATAAATTACACAATAAGATCAGTACGCCCAGGATTGAAGAAAATGTGGGTGATTTCAGGCTGATGTCTCGCGATGTCGTGGAAAATATTAAGTTATTGCCTGAACGAAATCTTTTTATGAAAGGCGTACTTTCCTGGGTAGGTGGCAACACCGATGTTGTAGAATACGCACGTGCGGACCGCGTTGCTGGCGATTCGAAATTCAACGGCTGGAAACTCTGGAACCTGGCGCTTGAGGGCATCACCAGTTTTTCCACATTTCCCCTGCGGATCTGGACCTATATTGGCGTTAGCGTTTCCGCTCTCTCTCTCATTTATGCCGCGTGGATGATCCTGGACAAGTTGCTGTGGGGCAATCCTGTTCCGGGCTATCCCTCCCTCATGACCGCTATTCTCTTTCTGGGCGGTATTCAGCTTATTGGCATCGGCATTCTCGGTGAGTATATTGGCCGCGTTTACACGGAGGTTAAGCAGAGACCTCGTTACATCTTGAAGAGTAAAAACAGGACGATGGAATAA
- a CDS encoding YncE family protein: MKLVLTRRHVTVAFAIAAALGLSACQSPAVKNPPVESKTQPPAASSDVTQRVLANGLYEMNYAPTEKALYVASAQGFKDINGGVLYRLDPATLATTGETHTDYKNFGMASEPDGSVFYTTNSLDGAVSKVDAKTGKILQRVKFSEKGPDGDPVGAREILWHDGLLFIGGVADPGLIWVVDAKTMTLKTRIKNAGKWVTGIIYSPTTDRIYAANGGGEILVINPKNYRIEKRLTAGDGKSYLFLNMATDPQTGRLFVTDDSKAKTTLVFDERTGRVIKRLEGDALGIKFDAKRNEIFISQRESKKVLQLDATTYAVKKSWSFDARPNSLLLTPDGQTLYVTLKQDFNDDSTTKGPDSVARIALK; this comes from the coding sequence ATGAAATTAGTGCTTACGCGCCGTCACGTTACGGTGGCTTTTGCGATTGCTGCTGCGCTGGGGCTTTCGGCATGCCAGTCTCCGGCGGTGAAGAATCCGCCGGTAGAATCAAAAACGCAGCCGCCAGCCGCCAGCAGCGACGTCACGCAGCGCGTATTAGCGAATGGACTCTATGAGATGAATTACGCGCCGACGGAAAAGGCGCTTTATGTCGCCAGCGCGCAGGGTTTTAAAGATATTAATGGTGGCGTGCTTTATCGTCTGGACCCGGCAACCCTTGCCACTACCGGTGAAACGCATACCGATTATAAAAACTTTGGCATGGCGAGCGAGCCGGACGGAAGCGTCTTCTACACCACCAACTCCCTTGATGGTGCCGTATCGAAAGTGGATGCCAAAACCGGCAAGATTCTGCAACGGGTGAAATTTAGCGAAAAAGGCCCGGATGGCGACCCGGTTGGCGCGCGTGAAATCCTGTGGCACGACGGGCTGCTGTTTATCGGCGGCGTGGCAGACCCTGGCCTGATTTGGGTGGTGGATGCCAAAACCATGACCCTAAAAACCCGCATCAAAAATGCCGGGAAATGGGTAACCGGGATTATCTACTCGCCTACCACCGATCGTATTTACGCGGCCAATGGCGGCGGTGAAATTCTGGTGATTAACCCGAAAAACTACCGCATTGAAAAACGCCTGACCGCAGGGGATGGCAAAAGCTACCTGTTCCTGAATATGGCGACAGACCCACAAACGGGGCGTCTGTTCGTGACCGATGACTCAAAGGCGAAAACCACGTTGGTGTTTGATGAGCGCACCGGACGCGTGATTAAACGTCTGGAAGGCGATGCGCTGGGCATTAAGTTTGACGCGAAACGCAATGAGATCTTTATCAGCCAGCGTGAATCGAAGAAAGTGTTGCAGCTGGATGCCACCACCTATGCGGTGAAGAAAAGCTGGTCATTTGACGCCCGCCCGAACAGTCTGCTACTGACGCCGGACGGTCAGACGCTGTATGTCACGCTGAAGCAAGACTTCAACGATGACAGCACCACCAAAGGCCCGGATAGCGTGGCGCGGATTGCCCTGAAGTAA
- a CDS encoding MFS transporter codes for MKNSTALGITGFSLIAVTYGMARFSWGLMMPEVAKEVSFSPQIAGIIAACSYLAYCLAIVFTPLLVSRFGPRMPAMTAALAAAAGLILLALTHSPLVLAVGLFIAGASAGLSSPALAEAVSQRISTHNQPQVNTAINAGTGAGIIVSVPVLLVMPGGWRMACITFAALAIFCLLLIYRHIPRETRAKKAQNPFALRELFSPAMLRLAFIALISGAASAAWWSFGPDILAHHLAVNARLRSLLWLISGAAGILAVFTGLLARYLAWTQIYRLSQLCMALPLLLMAFLQSYSGWLIPAVAMCGAGYVTLSGVLLVYAADVLRQAPATGVCVAFFMLAAGQVVGSALFGQIYAGYGAVITLIVFAGMSCAMLLITPSSRRQVSSEHRTTS; via the coding sequence ATGAAAAATTCAACCGCACTGGGTATCACCGGCTTTTCGCTTATCGCAGTAACCTACGGGATGGCGAGATTTTCCTGGGGGTTGATGATGCCGGAAGTGGCGAAAGAGGTGTCGTTTAGCCCACAAATTGCCGGCATTATCGCGGCCTGCAGCTATCTGGCTTACTGCCTGGCGATCGTCTTCACTCCCCTGCTGGTTTCCCGCTTTGGCCCACGCATGCCGGCAATGACTGCCGCACTGGCAGCTGCCGCCGGGCTTATTCTGCTGGCGCTGACACATTCCCCGCTTGTGCTCGCCGTCGGGCTTTTCATCGCAGGCGCCAGCGCAGGGTTATCTTCTCCAGCGCTTGCAGAGGCCGTTTCACAGCGAATCTCCACGCACAACCAGCCGCAGGTGAATACCGCCATTAATGCGGGTACCGGCGCGGGAATTATTGTCAGCGTTCCGGTATTACTGGTCATGCCCGGCGGCTGGCGAATGGCGTGTATAACTTTTGCCGCGCTGGCAATATTCTGCCTGTTGCTGATTTATCGCCATATTCCCCGCGAAACGCGAGCAAAGAAGGCGCAAAATCCCTTTGCCCTGCGTGAATTGTTTTCGCCAGCGATGCTACGCTTAGCCTTTATCGCTCTGATAAGCGGCGCGGCCAGCGCGGCCTGGTGGAGTTTTGGCCCGGATATACTCGCCCATCATCTTGCAGTGAATGCGCGGCTTCGCAGCCTGCTATGGCTGATAAGCGGAGCGGCGGGCATTCTAGCGGTATTCACCGGGTTACTGGCTCGCTACCTGGCCTGGACGCAGATTTATCGTTTATCTCAGCTGTGCATGGCGCTGCCATTGCTGCTGATGGCTTTTTTGCAAAGTTACTCCGGGTGGCTGATCCCTGCAGTGGCGATGTGTGGTGCCGGGTATGTCACGCTTTCCGGTGTGTTGCTGGTGTATGCCGCCGATGTCCTTCGTCAGGCTCCGGCAACTGGGGTTTGCGTCGCATTCTTTATGCTGGCCGCGGGTCAGGTGGTGGGGTCTGCATTGTTTGGGCAGATTTATGCGGGGTATGGTGCGGTTATAACTTTAATTGTGTTTGCGGGGATGTCGTGTGCCATGTTACTTATAACGCCCTCTTCCCGCAGGCAAGTCAGTAGCGAGCACAGGACTACGTCATAA
- a CDS encoding YoaK family small membrane protein — MRLGIAFPIVIFIVAVIFLSWFFIGGYALPEGAK, encoded by the coding sequence ATGAGGCTAGGTATCGCTTTTCCCATCGTCATCTTTATTGTGGCGGTCATTTTTCTGAGCTGGTTCTTTATCGGCGGCTATGCGCTACCGGAAGGTGCAAAATGA